In Myxococcales bacterium, the DNA window CACGAGCGTTCGGGTGCCGGTGTAGGCGCGATCGTCTTTGGCCTTGGCCACGATCTCACGGAGCTCGGCGAGGCTCCCGAGCACCGCGCTGAAGAGCACGAACGAGGCCTTGGTGTGCTCGGCGATCACGCGCCCGAGGGTGGTCTTCCCCACACCCGGCGGGCCCCAGAGCACGAGCGAAGGGACGCGGTCGGCCGCCACGGCGCGAGCGAGCGGCTTGCCCTCGGCGAAGACGTGCGTCTGCCCGACGTAGTCCTCGAGCTTCGTGGGGCGCATGCGCTCGGCGAGGGGAACGGCGCCGTCGCGAGCGGAGCCCCGCGCGAGGCTCGCGCCGAAGAGCGTGGGGCCGGGAGGGGGCGGCTTTCGGGCCATGCGCATCGCTATACACCTCGTCGTGCTCGGCGGCCGCGCTGACGCGTCGCGTTCTTTCGAGAGAGAGGTCGAGCTCGGGCCTTCGCCGCGCTTGTTTCGGCGCCGACCCTCGGCAAGGATGAGAGCGAATGGGGCGAACCTCTGCGCACGCCGACGGCCGAGCGCGCTACCCACGGGCGGTGGTGGTGCCGTTCGCCGTGCCCGACGAGGGGCGAAACCTCGGGCTCGGCCTCGCGGCGCTCGTGCACTCCTTCGTACGGGTGTTCGGACAAAACGTGGCGCTCGCGCAGCTCCTCTCGCGAGACGACGAACGCTCGGAGCCTCGGCCGGTCGAGGCGCTCGTCTCGCCGAAGGCTTGGGGCGACATCTCCGGCTCGCCGCGGGGCGACGTGTCGTGCGTGCTCACGGGGCAGCTCGAGCCCCCGTCGGACGGGCGTGGCCTCCTCCGCGTGGTGGCGTTCGAGCCGGCGAGCGGGAAGGTGCTGTGCGACGAAGAGGCGAGCCTCACGCCCGACGATGCCGGGAGCGAAATCGTTCGTCTTTTCAAGGACATGGCTCCGCCGCTCGAGGGGGAGCTCGGGCTCCTCCACGAGATCGAGGGCCTCGCGTGGGACGCACTCGAGAGTGTGCTCTTGGCCGAACGAGGGGTGCTGCACGACCCTGCGCGGCGGGGCCCCCACGACGGCCTCGCGGCGCTCCTTCACCTCGGTCGTGCCGTGGCCGAGGCGCCCGAGGCCGACTATCCGGCGGGGCGCCTGGCGGCGGTGGGGCTCGACCTCGTCCTCTCCAAACCCGACGACGAGAAGCTCGCCGCGGCCGTCGATCGGGCGCTCGCGCGTGCGGTGGCCGATGCCCCCGAGCACGCCGTGCTGCACGAGGCCCGAGGGGCTCTCGAGCTCCGCCGGGGTGGCGTCGAGGCCGCCGAAGCGCACGTCCGGGCGGCGTTGGAGAGAGAGCCCCGCCGTCCGAGGCTCCACGTGCTGCTCGCCGAGGCACGCCGAGGCAGCGGCGATTTTGCGGGCGCGATGGACCTGCTCGATCGTGCGCTCCTCGAGCTCCCCGGCGACCCGCTGCTCGAGACCGAGCGTGCCGTCACCGTGCTCGAGAGCGGCGACCTCCCGCGCGCCGCCGAGCTCCTCGGCGAGGTCCTTACGGCCCATCCGGGGTTCCCTCCCGCGTACATGGCGCTCTTCGCGTGCGGCGCCCGCCTCGCCGACGCCGACATCGTCGAGCGCCTCGCGTTCGACGCCGCGAACGATCCCGACCTCCCGAGCGAGGTCACGCGCCGCGTGCTGCGGCTCTTCGCGTCGACCCAGCCCGAGAGCGCCGAGGGTGAGCGATTCGTGCGAAAAGGCGCGCCTCGCCCCGCGCGAGAGCGCGCCGAGTGCATGGTCTCCCTCGCCGAGCGGCTCGCGGCCGAAGGGAGCGACGCGTGGGCCGAGCTCACGCTGGCACGCGGAAAGATGGCCCTCGACGACTTCGACGCGGCGCGCGCGCACCTCGCGAGGGTCGAGACTCTCGCGCCCGCGTCGGCGCTCGCGGCCGAGGCGTGCCGTACGCGGTTCGCGCTCGACGAGCCTGGGGTAGCACGCGAGCTCGAGCTCGTCGTTCGCACGGCACAGGCCCCATCGGCCGACACCGATCTCGCCCAGCTCACCGCGCGCGCGCGCACCCTCGCGGGGCATCACGACGTGTGGCCTGCGCATTTCGCCCTCGGCGCGACCGAGCGTCGTCGCGAGCGATGGGCGGAGGCGAGGGAGGCGCTCGAGGCGGCCGTGCGTCAGAGCCCGGGTGCGACCCCCGCCCACCTCGAGCTCGTGGCCGTGCACGTGGCCCTCGGGAGCGCTGAAAAAGCCCTCGAGCACGCCGATCGAGCCTGCGCCCTCGAGGGGGAGACCGCCCGTACGCTCGCCGTACGCGCCACCGCGCTGCTCGCCGCCTCGAAGCACGCCGACGCCCGCGCCACGATCGATCGTGCGCTCGCGCTCGACGCGTCCGAAGCGAACCGCGCGATCGAAGAGCGCATCCGAAAGAGCAGCGAGCCACCCTCGGCGTTCGCGCGGCTCCGGATGGCCCTCGGGCTCGGAAAAAAGCGCTGAGGAGAGCGGTCGAACGCCCCGTCAGTGCCGGCGAGAAGGGCGGGGCCCCGCGTTCGGGCGCGGGCGATGCCGAGGCTCGGGGGCGGGCTCGACGGGCCCGAGCTCGGCGCGCATCGTGTGCACCATGTCGGTCGGGCGACCGCGGGCGAGCAGCTCGAGCTCGAGGGCATCGAGGGCCGGAGCCGCGAGCTCGGTGCGCGCGAGGCGACCGAGGCGACCCTGGGCGAGCTTGGGGAGCACGGCCATGATCCTGCGGACGCCGTCGGCGATGCGGCGGGGCATGGCGATGCGCTCGACCACGAGATCGAGCAGCTCGAGCGCGGCGGCCTGAGGATCGCGAACGCCGGTCGTGTACTCGAGCAGAGGCTCGGCGAGCAGCGCGCACCACGACGCGAGGTCGTCGGGGCTCCCGCGCTCCTTCGTCAGGCGGTCGATCGCCCCCATGCGACGGTAGAACCGAGCGCCCGCTCCGGCGTTGCCCTCGTCGTCGTCGAGGAAGGCCGCGAGCTCGGGCAAGAGCACCCCCATCGCGCCGCTCTCCCAGAGGAGCCACATCGAGCGGTGGGCCGCGCCGCCCCGGAGGAGACGCGAGATTTCCTCGAAGATACGGGGCCTTGCAGCGCGCGCGAGCTCTCCGCGGTTGTCGACCATCGACTCGTACACCTCGGGCGAGATGCCAACGTCGAGCCGAGCGGCGAACTTGATGGCGCGCAGGATGCGGACCGGATCCTCGCGGAAACGCACCGTCGGATCGCCGATCGTGCGAATGACGCGGCCGCGGATGTCGGCCATGCCGCCGCACCAGTCGAGCACTTGGCGGCGCTCGAGGTCGTAGAAGAGCGCGTTGATGGTGAAGTCCCGCCGGAGGGCGTCCTCGTGGGCTTCGCCGAAGACGTTGTCGTTTCGGATGAGGAGATCCTCGCCCTCTTCTTCTTCTTCCTGCGGCTTTCGGCGGAAGGTGGCGACCTCGACGATCTTGCCGCCGCCGAAGAGCACGTGGGCGAGGCGGAACCTTCGGCCGATCACGCGGCAGTTCCGGAAGAGCTGGCGGACGTCCTCGGGGCGCGCGCTCGTCGCGATGTCGAAGTCCTTCGGGGCGCGATCGAGCAGGAGGTCGCGGACACAACCGCCGACGAGGTACGCGTGGAAGCCCGCTTTTTCGAGCCTCCGCACGACGCGTGCGGCGTCTTGGTCGATGCGCGCCTCGTCGAGGGTCACGGCGTGGCGGGTGATGCCGGTGTCGCCGTAGCGCTCTTCGATGTGACGAAGCTCGTCGGCGTCGGGCTCGATGGTGAAGTTGGGGAGCTCCGGTGGAGGGGGGAGCGAATCTTTGGGTCGACGCATCAGGGCCGATCGGCGCCCGCGCGGGCGGACCCGGGGCGCGGAGAAAGCAGGAGGGCCGTGGAGGCCCAAAAAACAGGAACTAGCCAGAGCCTACCAGGAGACGCCCCCGCGGGCAATGCGCCCCCAAGTGACTGTAATGATGAATGAAATTTGCACCGTCAGGACTCTCCGGGCCCCCGATGGAGGTACGTCTGGCAGGGGCGGGCGCGACCGGTCAGGGCCGTGATGCGTTCGACGACGCGGCGCCCGAGCTCGTCCCCGACCGGCCCCTCGAGCGTGGCGACAGGGGTCGCGGCGTCGACCGTCGCGATGCTCGCCCCGACGAGCCGTGCGACGATCGAGCCGGTCTCGTCGCGCACGAGGCGGGTCGACACGAGGTCGTCCTCGTAGCTATCGCCCGTGCCCGGGAGCAAGCACCCGTAGACGAGCTCGCCCGTTCGACCCTTCCGTGCGACGAGATGCCACGCGACGGGGCTCCGATCGGGCATGGCGTCGTCGAGGATGGCTCGGAACGCTTCGTCCCACGTGGTCTCGTGGGACGTGTGGACGTCCTGGATGCCGAGGTGGTCGCCGAGGTGCTTCCACTGGACGGCCGTGACCTCATGGAGGGTAGCGAGGATGCCCTCGCGCATCTCGGGCTCGGAGCGCAGGATCGGGGATCCGTTCAGAATCGTGCCCACGACCGCGTCGTTTGCGCCGCCCGCCAGCGACTTCTCGTCTGTGTGGGACAGAGGGATCTCGAAGGCGCCATAGAGCCCTGCTCCAGGGAACTGCGGTCCGAAATCGAGGGCTCCCTCGGCGACCTCCCGCGCCGTCCCTGCGATGCGAGCCGGGTCGTCGTCGCGGACGCGCCTCCCGTAGACCCACGCGAGCTCCGCGTAGCTCGGCACCGCGGCCAGCGCCGCGGGCGGACGGCCCTTCGGGCGTGGGCGACGAACGGCGGTCGGGCTCAGCGCCTCGTCGTCGAGCCGCGCGCGTAGCTCCCCGAGGTCGCAGAAGCACGCGACGAGCTCACGTACGTAGGGTCGCGAGAGCGGAGCGGCGCTCTCGCGCGGCACCACCCGTCGACGGCCCGGCACCCATGGAAAAGCTCGGGCGTCCGGGTGCGCGGGCCAGAGGACGTGGTCCCCTTCGGCGTCGGTTGCGACGACGGCGGGGCTCGCGTCGCCGAAGAGATGGAAGTAGCGCGCGAAGATGCCGGCCCAATCCTCTCTGCCTCCCGCGAGCCCCGCGCGGACGAGCAGGCCGCCGAGGCCGATCCTCATGGGGCCGCGCGCCGCGGCGTGCCTCGTGACGAGCGGCGAGAGGTCGTCCTTGCAGATCCCGAAGCAGATGAGGTCGAGCGCCGCGCTCCACTCGGGGAAATAGCTCGAGCGAAACGGCGTTCCGCTCGTCTCTCCGGGCGCCGAGACGCCGTCGAGCAGGAGCTCCAGGTCGGCGAGGGTGCCGTGCACGACCCCGCTCGCGAGCAGGTCCCATAGGGCCTCGGATTGACGCTCGACGAGGCCCGCCCCCACGAGAGCCCAGGCGATGGCGCCCAGGTCGGCGAAGTCCGGTCCGAGCTTCAGGCGTTTTGCGAGCTCCTTTCGGTACGCATCGAACGGGTCTCGGGTCGCCGAGGCGCGTCGATCCTCGAGGGCCGCCGCGAGGCCCGTTCGGGTCCGTTTGGGGAGCCCTCGAACGAGCTCGTCGGCCTGCAGGCGGGTCTCGATACGCATCGGCCCAGCATACCCGAGCGCCCAAAGTCAGGGAAAATACGGGGTTTTTGGACCTGCACATACGCTCATCCACGTTTCGTGCCGACGCGTCGTTGACGTGACGGACCGTGTGATTAGCTTGCGGTCGTCGAGGACAGGGTGGCCCGGAAAAAAACGGGCCAAGGCCAATCCGGTACCCGGAGCCTCGGCGTAGCCAAAAAACGATGGCTGGTGTTCAGGCGCCAGTCGCTCTATCGAGCACTCGGGCTTTTCCAGGGAAGGCCCGCGCGCAAGGCGCCCGTCTCCCTGGTCCCGAAAGTGAAACGTGTTGGAGGATAGCCATGGGTAGGATCATCGGCATCGACCTCGGAACGACGAACAGCTGCGTGGCTGTCATGGAAGGCCGTGAGGCCAAGGTCATCGTGAACGAGGAGGGCGCGCGCACCACGCCGAGCGTCGTCGCCTGGGACGACAAGGGCGAAATTCTCGTGGGGCAGATCGCGAAGCGCCAAGCCGTGACGAACCCCGAGAACACCATCTTCAGCGCCAAGCGGTTCGTAGGCCGGCGCTTCGAAGAGGTGCAGGAAGAGATCAAGCGCGTCCCGTACAAGGCGGTCCGCGCCTCGAACGGCGACACCGCGATCGAGGTGCGCGGCAAGCCCGTGTCGCCGCCCGAGGTGAGCGCCAAGGTGCTCCAGAAGCTGAAGAAGGCCGCGGAAGACTTCCTCGGCGAGAAGGTGACCGAGGCGGTCATCACGGTGCCGGCGTACTTCAACGACGCCCAGCGCCAGGCCACGAAGGACGCGGGCCGCATCGCCGGCCTCGACGTGAAGCGCATCGTCAACGAGCCCACCGCCGCCGCGCTCGCGTACGGCATGGACAAGAAGAAGGACCAGATCATCGCGGTCTACGACTTCGGTGGCGGCACCTTCGACATCTCGATCCTCGAGGTCGGTGACAACGTCGTGCAGGTCATCTCGACCAACGGCGACACGCACCTCGGCGGCGACGACGTCGACAACCTCGTCATCGACTGGATGCTCGCCGAGTTCAAGAAGTCGGCCGGGTTCGACCTCTCGAAGGACAAGATGGCCCTCCAGCGCCTCAAGGAGGCCGCCGAGAAGGCCAAGATCGAGCTGTCGAGCATGCAGGAGACGTCGATCAACCTGCCGTTCATCACGGTGGGCCCCGGCGGCCCGGTCCACTTGGACCTCCGCCTCTCGCGCGCCAAGCTCGAGCAGATGATTTCGCCCCTCGTGGAGCGCTCGATGGAGCCGGTCCGCAAGGCCCTCCAGGACGCGAAGAAGAGCGCGAACCAGGTCGACGAGGTCATCCTGGTCGGCGGCTCGACGCGCATCCCGCTCGTCAAAGAGACGGTGAAGAAGTTCTTCGGGAAGGACCCCGACCAGTCGGTGAACCCGGACGAGGTCGTGGCCGTGGGCGCGGCGGTGCAGGCCGGCGTGCTCTCGGGCGACGTGAAGGACATGGTCCTCCTCGACGTCACGCCCCTCTCGCTCGGCGTCGAGACGCTCGGCGGTGTCATGACCGTCATGATCCCGCGCAACACCACGATCCCGACCCAGAAGAAGGAAGTGTTCTCGACCGCGGCCGACAACCAGCCCAGCGTCGAGGTGCACGTCCTCCAAGGGGAGCGCACCGAGGCGCGTTACAACCGCACCCTCGGCAAATTCCACCTCGAGGGCATCATGCCGGCCCCGCGCGGCATGCCCAAGGTCGAGGTCACGTTCGACATCGACGCGAACGGCATCCTCTCGGTCCACGCGCGTGACCAAGCCACGGGCAAAGACCAGAAGATCACCATCACGGCGAACTCGGGCATCACCGAGGCCGACATCCAGCGCATGGTGAAAGAGGCGTCGGAGCACGAGGCCGAGGACAAGGAGCGTCGTGAGCAGGTCGAGCGCCGCAACAAGCTCGACAGCCTCTGCTACACGATGGAAAAGACCATCTCCGAGAACAAGGAGAAGCTCGTCGGCACCGACATCGCCACCCTCGAGTCCCTCATCAAGGACGGCCGCGCGGCCGTCGAGAAGCAGGACGACGCCCAGGTGAAGGACGTGCTCGACAAGCTCGAGAAGGAAGCCCACAAGCTCGCCGGCAACATGTACGGCGCGCAGGGTGGGGTCGACGGCGGCCCCGGCGCGCCCCCTCCCGGCGCGGGTGGCGCTCCCTCGGGTGGCAAGAAGGACGGCGTCATCGACGCCGAGTTCGAAGAGTCGACCTGAAAGAGACCCGTGGGTCACGGCGCGCGGCGGTTCCTCACGGGGCCGCCGCGCGGCGCTTTGTGCGATCGTCTCTAAATTGCTGAAACCTTAGGGGTTATTCGGCTCCATGTACGGTGGACGGGCCGTGAGGTGGAGGTGGGCGAGGCGCGCTTCGTCACGTGCCGTTCCCTCGTTGCGAAGGGCGAAGAGCGCCCCCGCCTCGCCGAACAGCGTGAGGAGCCGCACGGCGCGGAGGGCCTTCGGGCGATCTCCTTCGCGGGCCTCGGCCACGAGCTTCGCGCGGAGGCGTGAGCGCACGAGCGTGTGCGGCCCGCGGTCGTGGGCCTTCTTGCGCGCCTCGTAGACGAAGCTCCCGAGGGCCGTGCCCGCGTCCCCTTCGGTGAGGGCGGCTTCGGCTCGGAGGTTCTCGGCGAGGCGCGCGAGGGCGTCGAGGTTGCGTTCGTCGTCCCCGTCGAGGAGCTGCGCAGGCACGAGGGTCTCGAGCGTCTCGTACGTCCGGAGGTCGGGCTCTCCGAGCGCGGCGTGCACACGCGACACGTCCTCCGGGCTGCCCCCGAGCAGCAGCGCGAGCGCCGCGTACGCGCCGACCTCCGGCGTCGTGACCCGCGCGAGGAGGGCCTGGGTGGTGGTCGGGTCGAGCCCGGCGGAGCCGATGACCGTGGCGAGCGCGAGGCCGTCCCTCGACCCTTCCCGGAGCGCGTCGACGAGGCCGCGCGCGCTCGGTGTCGGGCGCGTCGCGAGGAGACCAACGAGGGTTCGAGCCCTCTCGGCCTCTCGCGTATCGCTCGCGACGAGCTGCTTCGGCAGATCGGCCACGAGGCGCGTGAGCTCGGCCTCGGAGAGCGTCCAGAGCAGGGCGCGGCACGCCTCGCGTCGCGCACGCACGGGGGAGCGCGTCTCGTCGCACGCGCGGGTGAGCGGACCTATCGCCCGCGGATCGCCCCACGCGGCGAGCCCGCGCGCGGCCCCGGTGCCGAGCGCGTCGAGCGCCACCACCCGCGCCGTGTCAGCGCCGTGGAGCAGGTCGACCCGCGCCGCATCCAGGTCCGCGGGCCGCCGGTCGAGGGCCTTGACGAGCTCGTCGAAATCGCGTGCATCTTGCATGTACCCGAGCGCGGCGAGCGCCGGCTCTGCCCGCACGAACGCCTCCGGGAGCGGTCCTCGCCCCGTCGGGAGCTTCGCCGTGGGGAACGCCCAAGGGCGCAGAATCTCGCGGGACGGGGCGGTCCGCGTGAGCCCGAGGAAGCGCACCCCGTCGGCGTTCGGGTGCTTGGCGAGCCACGCCTTCATCGGTCTTCCGGCGGCGGCGGAGAGCTGCCCCCGCGCCTCGGGGCGCATCACCGCGAGCTCGGCGAGCGCGCGCGCGACGGCCTCGCGCTCGGTGTCGTCGCGGCGAAGCTCGGGGTCCTCGTCGGCTCGGTAGAGCGTGAGGGGGTCTTGTTCGAGCCTCCATACGAGCGTCGAGAGCGACGAGAGCGACCCTGCCTCGGCGACGCGGAGGGCGGCCTGGGTGCGCGCGTACGGAGGTGGGCTCGTGCCGAGGTAGGTCAGGAGCTCGGGCACGGCCGACGGATCCGCGAGATCCTCTATCTCTTTGAAAATAGACCGAAGTTGGGCCTTCTTGCGCTCGGGTGGGCTCGGATCGACCGAGGCGAGCGCGCGCACGAGCGACGCGCCCCCATGCCGGTCGCGGAGCTCGCCGAGGAGGCGCCCGCGCTCCTCCTTGTCGGCCTTGGGCAGCGCGGCGATCCGCTCGCGCTCGGAGGGAGAGCCCGACGCACCGAGGCGAGCGCGCGCCTCGAGGGCGTACACGAAGTAGCGCTTCTCGACCGTGGCCTTGGCGAGCCCGGCTTCGAGCGCGGGGGCGGCCCGTTCGAGGGCCTTCGGGCCGAGCTCCACGAGCGCACGCGCCGCTTCGCCCCGCACGCCTGGATCGTGGCTCCCGAGGGCCGCGACGAAGAGCGGCTCGTCGGCCGGATCGCGTACGAACGCGAGGGCTCGAAGCGCAGCGCGGGCGGCCGCGGGATCGTCTTCGCGGGTGGCCCACGCGCGGTAGTGCGGGAGCGCCTCGCGGAGCGGAAGGCGAGCCACCGCGTCGCGATCGATCTTGGCGGGCGACGCGCTTCGAGGCGCGTGGGGCTGGGGTGCGGGGGGAGCGATACGAATGGGGGCCGGAGGGCTCCCCTGGCACGCCGCGCAAAGGACGGCGAGCGCGGCGAACGAGACGACGGAGGCTCTCACCCTCCGAACGTACACGAAGGGATCGCTCCCCGCGCGCGCCGCGAAGCCGGTCAGTACGTGACGACGATCCGCTCGGTCGTGGCCGAGGTCCCCGCACACTGGAACACGATCTGCCACTCGTGTTGGTCTTCGACCTGGGTGGTCGCGGTAGAGCGGTTCCACTGCGTGGTCGTAGCGCGTTGGCCGTACGCGACCTCGCCCTGCTCGAGCACGGCATAGCCGCTCGGGCACTTCTCCCGCATGAGCACCTCGGCCTTCTCACGCGCGCTGTCGCGCGAGCCCCGCAGGGCAACCGTGCCGCCCGTCTGGGTCTCTCGGACGATGCGCGCGCTCGAGCAAGCGAAGAGGGGCGTGGCGGCGAGGGCGACGAGGAAGAAGAGACGCAAGCGAATCATGAAGGAGGCCTTTCTGGTCGCCTCGGAGCGGCGACACGAAGAACCCTTCAGCACGGCTCGTGCCTCGCTCGAATGACGAGAAAATAAGGCGATTCCGAAGGTCGACCCCGCGGCGTGTGAACGCTGGGTCGCGCGCCCGTCGAGACACCGTTCGTGCCCCGCGGCGCCTCGTGTGGGACGCCGTTCGACGAAGGGCGCGCCTTTCGGTAAAGGGGGAGCCATGCGCTCGTTCTGCGACGTCACGCTCGAGGAGCTCTCGGAGATGCGCCCCCCGGGCTCGCCGAAGCACCTGCTCGGCCGTCTCCATCGCGTGACGAGGTGGGTGCATGATGCAGGTTCCGGGGCTCGCGGGCCCGAGCTCGGCAAGGAGCTGCGCGCGTTCGTCGCGGAGCGGTTCCACTTTCGGCTGCCCGAGATCGTGGCCCAGAGCCCCTCGGGGGACGGCGCGACCAAGCTGCTCGTGCGGCTCGCCGACGGCGCCACGGTCGAGACGGTGCACATGCCTCGCGCCGTGAAAAACCCGAGGGTCACGCTGTGCATCTCGAGCCAAGTGGGTTGCGCGATGGGCTGCACGTTCTGCCGCACCGCCGAGATGGGCCTCGTGCGGAGCCTCACGCCCGACGAGATCGTGGGCCAGGTGCTCGCCGCCATGCTCGCCCTCGGGCCCGAGGATCCGGGCCGTGTGTCGGTCGTCTTCATGGGCATGGGCGAGCCGCTCCACGCCGGCGCCATCGGCAACGTGACCCGCGCGATCGAGATCCTGTGCGAGGAGCACGGGCTCGGCCTCTCGCCGATGCGCATCACGGTGTCGACCTCGGGGCTCGTCGACGGCATCGACGCCCTCGCCAAGGCCAAGAAGCGCCCTTGCCTCGCCTTGAGCCTCAACGCGACGACCGACGAAGGTCGCGCGCGCATCATGCCCGTCACGAAGCGCCACGGCCTCGAGGAGCTGCGCGAGGCCATCTTGCGGTACACCGCGAGGCCGCACGAGAAGATCACCCTCGAGTACGTGCTGCTCGCCGGCGAGAACGACACCCGCGAAGATGCCGAGCGCGTCGCGGCGTTCGCTCGCGGCTACCGCAGCGTCGTCAACGTGATCCCCTGGAACGCGTTCGACTCGGGCGGCTTCGTGCGCCCCTCCGAAGAGGCCGCGGGCGAATTCGTCAAGATGCTTTATGACATGGGGTGCCTCGTCACCGTGCGGAAATCCCGCGGTCGTGACGTGGGCGGGGCCTGCGGGCAGCTCGCGACCGACGCGACACGCGAGAAGAAGCCGCGCCGCCTCAGCGTGGTGCCGGGCTGACGGGGCTGCACGCGCGGGTGTTGGGCTCGCCCGGTCCGAGGCCGAAGTCGGGCATGCCCGAAAGGCGCTCGCTCTGCGAAGCGGGGGCGCACGTCATGGTCGACGGGCAGTCGGCGTCGGTCTCGCACGTGGTGGTGCACACGGCGCCCGTCTTGCGCGGAAGCATCGTGACCGACGCCGTGCCGATCGTGAGGGTGTCTCGCTCGTAGAGGCTCATGCACGAGCCCGACGCGCAGTCGTCGTTGTTCGCGCACGCGGCGCCGACGGGGGCTCGCTTGGTGTAGGCGATCGCGCGGTCGGCGCCCCACAGGAGGAACGGGAGCGCGAGCAAGCCCACGGCGAAGAACGCCGGCCGGGTCTCGCGGTTCTTCCACAGTCCCACGAGCGTCGTCTTCGGGGTCTCGGGGGCGCCCTTCGGCGGAGCAGGCAGGGTGATGGCGAGGTAGAGGTCCCCGGCGTCGTCGCGGGCCGACTCGTGCCCTTTGCCGGCGAGGCGAAGCTCTTGGCCTCTCTCGACGCCCGGCGGCACCACGACGAAGAGGACCTCGTCTCGCGAGACGAGCCCTCCTTCGCACGCGTCGCAGCCCGGGCCCGCGCGGTAGGTCGCGAAGCATTTCGGGCACCGCACGATACGGGAGATCTCGACGCGCTTCTTCACGCCCGTCGCGGCCTCGTCGGCCGTGACGGGCAACGTGAGGGTCACGTCGAGGCTACGTTTCTCGGGCATTCGGCGCTCACGAGCGGCGGCGACGAGACGTGCGCACGGCGATGACCGAGGCGGCCGCGACCAGCAAGAACGCCGACGCGCCTTCGCCCGAGCCGGGCCCGAACGAACAACCGACGCCGGCCTTCGGCGGGGTCGGGCCGCCCTCTTTCTTGGAGAGCTCGTCGAGCTCGTCGTCCTCGTCGGCGACGTCACGGGACGGGTCGGCGAGCTTGGGAGCGCCCGAGCGCGGGTCGACGTCGGTCGAGGGGGCGGGGGACGGTGCGGACGAGCCCGAGGGCGCGGCGGCGGGGCTCGTGCCGCCGGCTGGGGCGTCCGAGCAGCAGCGGAAGCTCTGTTGGTAGGCGACGAAATCTTCGTTGTGCGCCCGGGTCGAGGGGCGGCACCGCGCGCGGACGGGGCCCCAGTACCCGCCCTTGAGCACGGACGCGTAGCCGCCGGCTCGGGCCGTCTTGGTCCACTCGTCGACGTTGCCGGTGAGGTCGTACACGCCGAAGGGGCTCTTGCACTTGGGGTGCGAGCCGCTCGGCGTCCCTTGCCAGAGGCGATCGAGCTCTTCGCGTGCTTTTTTGCCGTCGCGGGGGGCGAGGCCGTTCTCGACGAAGGGCTTCCACGGGCGGTCGACCACGCACGCTTCGGCGTCGCGCCCGTAGCCGTACGGGTAGGGGACGGCCTCTTCGCCCTCGCACGCGAACGTCCACTCGCTCTCGGTGCAGAGGCGCTTGCCCGACGCTTTGCAGAGCGCGGCCGACTCGTTGTACGTGACGACGATCATCGGGTTCTCGCCGGCGCGGTTCGGGTACTCGAAGCGGTCGATGCAGTAGTGCATCGGCTTCGTGGGGAGCTTCTGCGAGAGCGAGAGCCAGCCGTCGCGGTCGAACGTCTTGCAGCGCGCGGGGAAGTCTTTGTTGACCCAGTCGACGCACGCGCTGTTCTGGAGCTCTTCGACTTCGCCCGAAGATTCGCGGCCTTGGGCGTCGAGTTTGAACTTGCCGACGACGTCGACCATCCCGGGCGGGCACGCGCCGCGGTTGCCCTCACGCGCGTCGGTCGTGTCGGTCGCCTCGCTCGGCGTGGTGGAGACGGCCTGCCAGTGTTTCTTGTCGATGCTCTTCCACTCGAAGCGCGGGGCGGGGCTGCCGGCCTGGAGGTTGAAGAGCGAGCCGCCATGGGAGGCCGAGTAGTGCTCGAGCGCGGCGACCCCGACGCCGAGGAACGCCGTGGCGCCGAGGCCGAACATGGCGAAGAAGGCGAAGCTGCGGCGGCGCGCGTGGGG includes these proteins:
- a CDS encoding tetratricopeptide repeat protein yields the protein MGRTSAHADGRARYPRAVVVPFAVPDEGRNLGLGLAALVHSFVRVFGQNVALAQLLSRDDERSEPRPVEALVSPKAWGDISGSPRGDVSCVLTGQLEPPSDGRGLLRVVAFEPASGKVLCDEEASLTPDDAGSEIVRLFKDMAPPLEGELGLLHEIEGLAWDALESVLLAERGVLHDPARRGPHDGLAALLHLGRAVAEAPEADYPAGRLAAVGLDLVLSKPDDEKLAAAVDRALARAVADAPEHAVLHEARGALELRRGGVEAAEAHVRAALEREPRRPRLHVLLAEARRGSGDFAGAMDLLDRALLELPGDPLLETERAVTVLESGDLPRAAELLGEVLTAHPGFPPAYMALFACGARLADADIVERLAFDAANDPDLPSEVTRRVLRLFASTQPESAEGERFVRKGAPRPARERAECMVSLAERLAAEGSDAWAELTLARGKMALDDFDAARAHLARVETLAPASALAAEACRTRFALDEPGVARELELVVRTAQAPSADTDLAQLTARARTLAGHHDVWPAHFALGATERRRERWAEAREALEAAVRQSPGATPAHLELVAVHVALGSAEKALEHADRACALEGETARTLAVRATALLAASKHADARATIDRALALDASEANRAIEERIRKSSEPPSAFARLRMALGLGKKR
- the pcnB gene encoding polynucleotide adenylyltransferase PcnB — encoded protein: MRRPKDSLPPPPELPNFTIEPDADELRHIEERYGDTGITRHAVTLDEARIDQDAARVVRRLEKAGFHAYLVGGCVRDLLLDRAPKDFDIATSARPEDVRQLFRNCRVIGRRFRLAHVLFGGGKIVEVATFRRKPQEEEEEGEDLLIRNDNVFGEAHEDALRRDFTINALFYDLERRQVLDWCGGMADIRGRVIRTIGDPTVRFREDPVRILRAIKFAARLDVGISPEVYESMVDNRGELARAARPRIFEEISRLLRGGAAHRSMWLLWESGAMGVLLPELAAFLDDDEGNAGAGARFYRRMGAIDRLTKERGSPDDLASWCALLAEPLLEYTTGVRDPQAAALELLDLVVERIAMPRRIADGVRRIMAVLPKLAQGRLGRLARTELAAPALDALELELLARGRPTDMVHTMRAELGPVEPAPEPRHRPRPNAGPRPSRRH
- the dnaK gene encoding molecular chaperone DnaK, whose translation is MGRIIGIDLGTTNSCVAVMEGREAKVIVNEEGARTTPSVVAWDDKGEILVGQIAKRQAVTNPENTIFSAKRFVGRRFEEVQEEIKRVPYKAVRASNGDTAIEVRGKPVSPPEVSAKVLQKLKKAAEDFLGEKVTEAVITVPAYFNDAQRQATKDAGRIAGLDVKRIVNEPTAAALAYGMDKKKDQIIAVYDFGGGTFDISILEVGDNVVQVISTNGDTHLGGDDVDNLVIDWMLAEFKKSAGFDLSKDKMALQRLKEAAEKAKIELSSMQETSINLPFITVGPGGPVHLDLRLSRAKLEQMISPLVERSMEPVRKALQDAKKSANQVDEVILVGGSTRIPLVKETVKKFFGKDPDQSVNPDEVVAVGAAVQAGVLSGDVKDMVLLDVTPLSLGVETLGGVMTVMIPRNTTIPTQKKEVFSTAADNQPSVEVHVLQGERTEARYNRTLGKFHLEGIMPAPRGMPKVEVTFDIDANGILSVHARDQATGKDQKITITANSGITEADIQRMVKEASEHEAEDKERREQVERRNKLDSLCYTMEKTISENKEKLVGTDIATLESLIKDGRAAVEKQDDAQVKDVLDKLEKEAHKLAGNMYGAQGGVDGGPGAPPPGAGGAPSGGKKDGVIDAEFEEST